The stretch of DNA aaaaaaaaaaaaaaaaaaaaaatacactgaTTGGACGAGGAAACCACTTAACCAGCAGCAACAGTAAACTCTTTCTTTGAGTGGGGCACTAACCTCATTTCTTAAGGAGAATCATTACACTCCGCCGAAGCCACTTAATCAATCaagttattcattttataacaTAAAACTCTTCATAGTGTTACTCAAAATTCCACATTGTTAGGCAGAATCGCATAAGTACACATTTTAGTAATTCATATTTCATATTAAACACAATTAATTAACCAAAAAAGTTTTCAACACCAATGAAAACATCTTGATGTGCCTAGAAAAATCTGCAGAGATTGCATTTTTTGTTGACTAGCTTAAAGAAGTAAATGAAATAGAAAGTCTTGGAAATAGAGTGCATCGACCTGACACGACCTTGGACTTTGATCAAATTTCTGTTAGCCCACTTCGACACTCTTAAACCTATCTTCAACAATTCACTACCATTACCACGATGTTATTCCAAACATTGTGCATACGTCACTAATGCACATAATATAAATTATCTGCACATTTTGGGATGTAACGTTCATTGACCTAAGATAGTCCTTAAATCCTCAAGTCAAGTGATAACAAGAATGACTGGCAGGCACAACTTATCCTAAAGACAAGCTCACGGCAGTATAACCTCATACTCCTAAAACGGTTTTGCATCCcctatttattaaataaataggTGAAACTCCCATTTTTCCCGGCTAAAAATATTTCCTAAAATTGGGCTTAGTATTTTTGGCATATAGTATAATTATAATGAGTTATAAATAGGCAtaattttttaaatgtaaatatttATAAGATTCCAATATTTCATTCCCCAAAAACTTATCTCCATTTTTTTTTATGATAAAGAGATTtttaaaaattaccaaaaaacaTCATTGACATTTTAAGAAGTTGCGGCTAAATGTTATTAATAAAGAAATTACAAAATAACATCACTACTTTCTcggtaaaagaaaaataaataaaaataatcaATTCATGACTTCTtacgattttaattttaatttttcaagTCAAATTATAATGGAAagaaacataaaaaataaattgACAACTTAAAATCTACGAATAATACtctaaaaaaaagtaaaaaactaTATATACCGTGCATATGCGGGGGTCTATACTAATATACTATAAACATGGATCTAACCATTTAATCAAGGTCCATATTAGTGAAAAAGTAGTTATAAATATAGTTTGGATATTATTATGCATAGTTTAGATATCACAATAGAATATACGATTATGGTATTGGACTATCATTGTTATATTTTAGCTAGAAGTGTAAACTAAATTCCCGATACCATAAAGAAAAATTTAAAGAAAAACAATTAATCGGGACATAGGCAGTATATTAATAGCGAGTGACTCAAACATGTACGAAGTATTTGGAATGTAAACATGCATTGACCTCAAGTCAACCTCCAACAAACACGGCTGACAGGCAAGAGTCATTTAGGATGTAACTTCTTGTCCACCTAAAGTCAAGCCGCCTGCTTTCTATATAGGCaaaacagctagtcttgctatagacggctATATTCGTCTATACCTAAAGACGAGTCAACCGGTCAAATAATttaaaagtggtgacatttttggcctCCACCACCTCACTTGTTGCATGTCCCATTAGGAATATAGTATTGTATTTGGCTCGTCTTTAGTTATACACGggtatgtgccgtctataatgagattttgtgaaggCAAAATAAGCTTGTCTTTACTTCCAATAATTTCTGTCGTGCGGCTCAAAAGCTAACTTGTTAGCCAAATGGTGTCACTTATTAAGATCGGAATTTATAAGAAGGAAGACACGCCACATGACATATCGTGTTCGTAGAACCAACGGCAACCAAAATGGTGTGGTTGCATAGAAGAGAAAAATAAAGCTAAATCCTTTTCAGACCATCTatgattaaaaataaaataaaaaatgaagcTAAACTAGAAAAGATCATACAGAGATTCAGATCCATCCGAATCTCTGTAATACAGAAAAAATTACCAGTGGTGTGCAAGCACTCTCAATCTCTCCACTTAATAATTCCAGCAACGCAGGGAAAAAGATCAAACATGTGTAATACAGTTTAGGATCGTGATTTGTTTACACGACAAACTATATATAATAAACTGCGAGTATTAAACAAGCCAGCCTGCTAGTCGTGTCCATAGAGAAAATGTCGTGCTGTGTTACGTGTCTTCCATTTTCCAGCTCCTTGAATTCCGATCATACATGGACCCAATATTGTAAAATACTTTCAAATTGACACAATTTTgctgattttttatttttaaacatTATCTTGAAAAAAGGTTCGACAATAAGACCAAAGAATAAATCATCCAACAGTAATAATGGTTAAGTGTTTACTATAGTAGATGGTGCAATTACCCTTGGCTAACTACGAGACGTAGGCCAAATAATAAACCATCATTTAAATGCCTATATATATGAAAGAGTAATCAACTTCAAAAGCATCTCACACCAACTGCTGACAATTCTACAAAATGAAACCAATCCAAAATAAAAGTCCAAGTTTTATTTCTCCAAAATGCAACAAACGAGCCTTTCTAATCATCTTTCTTTTTATTATGCAAAATATTACACTAAGTTTAGCACTACATAGCATTGACCACCCAGGCAATGCGACCGACCATGCCGCGCTGTTGGCCATCAAGAGCCAACTAAAGGTTCCTTCAAACTGGGTTTTAAGCTCATGGAACGACTCTATTCACCACTGTTTTTGGGAGGGAGTCAAATGTGGGCGTAAACATAAACGAGTGACTGTACTAGATTTGAGTTCTAGAGGTTTGGCAGGAACCATATCTCCTTTTATTGGAAACCTGAGCTTTCTTAAGATCATTAACTTTTACAATAATAGTCTATATGGAGAAATCCCCACTCAATTAGGAAATCTAGTTAGGCTTCATGTACTACAACTATTTAACAACACACTTGTTGGTGAAATTCCAGGTAACATATCTGGTTGTGTTAACCTGAGAGTATTTTTCATAGCCAACAACAAGCTAGAGGGAAAACTCCCAACAGGACTAGGAGCATTGTCAAAGCTAATACACTTTCTTGTGCATATTAACAATCTTACAGGCCCTCTTTTTGACATCATACAAAACCTTACTTCTTTAGTAACAATAGCTGCTATTGAAAACTCATTTACAGGAACTATCCCAAACAGCATTGGTAGGATGCATAATCTAACCATCCTTGAAGCTGGAGAAAATGAATTCTCAGGCACACTTCCCACATCCCTTTTTAATATCTCCTCCCTTGAAGTTCTTGATTTTAATGACAACCAACTACATGGAGAACTTCTAGCAGATGTTGGCGTCAATATTCCCCGTCTAACATGGTTCAACCTCGCGGTAAACAACTTCACAGGATTAATTCCAATCACTATACAGAACCTCACAGCCCTTGAAGTTATTAATTTCCTTGAAAATAATTTTATAGGAAATGTTCCTTTCTATTTTGGTAATTTTCATAAGCTAAATATTTTATTTCTTGGAGGGAACTTCCTAAAGGGTGACATTAATCTTATAGATACACTTGTTAACTGCAGCCAATTACGTATACTCGATTTGGGACCGAATCATTTTTCAGGAATATTACCCAAATCTGTTGCCAATCTCTCCACCTCTTTGCAAGATCTCAATATAGGAAATAATCTGATAAGTGGAAAAATTCCAGAAGATATTACCAATCTCAAAAATCTTGAGATGTTATGGATAGACAATTGCAACTTAACGGGATCTATCCCTCAAGATTTCGGCAAACTCTACAAATTGGAACAAGTTGTATTGAGCTCCAACAGATTAGAAGGTAGAATTCCCAGTTCCTTAGGCAATATATCACACTTAAGTGGGCTTTATTTAGatgacaacgtattgaaagagagTATACCGCCACATTTGGGGAATTGCCAAAGCTTGTTGTACCTGAATTTGTCGCAAAATGAACTCAATGGAACCTTGGGCGATGAGCTATTTGAAGGGTCTGCTACATTTATTGAATTATATATGTCTCATAATCATTTGGAAGGCTCCCTACCTTTGGAGATGGGTAAACAAAATAACCTAGTATTATTAGGACTAGATAACAATAAGTTTTCGGGTATCATTCCAGATAGTCTTGGTGACTGTTCTGACCTTCAACACCTCTTCATGGATGGAAATTCTTTCGAGGGAAATATTCCGTCATCCTTCGCTTCTTTGGCTAGCCTCCAAGAAATTGACTTTTCTCGAAACAATTTATCTGGCCCAATTCCAGCCTTTTTCTCtaaatttcctatattatattatCTTAACTTATCTTATAACGATTTTGAGGGAAGGGTTCCAACAAATTCAGTATTTGCAAATGTAAGTGCGGTCTTTGTTACTGGCAATAGCAGACTTTGTGGAGGAATTAAACAGCTTCATTTACCTAAGTGCATTGAGAAGATCAAAAGCtcaggaaagaagaaaagaataatGTCTCATACCCTTAAATTGATAATCCCAATTGTTTGTGCATTTATTGGGGTGGTGGCCATATCGGCAGGGTTGTATGTGGCAAGTATTAAAAAGAGAAAGACGCCTCTTTTATCAGGTTTAACAATGGGGAATGCAACTATGAAAGTGTCCTACGACATGTTACTCAAAGCAACGACTGGTTTTTCTTCAGCGAATCTACTTGGGATAGGCTCTTTTGGATCCGTGTTTAAAGGGATTCTGGATGGAAAGACCGTTGCAGTGAAAGTTCTCAACTTGCAATACCGTTTTGCATCTAAGAGTTTCATGGCAGAGTGCAATGTGTTGAGGAATATCCGCCACCGGAATCTGATAGGCATCATAACAGCTTGTTCTAGTATTGATTTTCAGAGAAACGACTTTAGAGCACTAGTATACGAGTTCATGCCAAATGGAAGCCTAGACAAATGGTTACATGGAGGCGACAGAAACATGAGCCTTGCTCAAAGGGTGGATTTAGCGATTGATGTGGCCCATGCAATCAGCTATCTCCACCATGACTGTGAAACTCCAATAGTGCATTGTGATTTGAAACCAAGCAACATATTGCTTGACAATGACATGGTCGCTCATGTTGGAGATTTTGGATTAGCAAGGTTTCTTACTCAGCCTCGACATCCAAATCAAAGTAGTACAATTGGAATTAAGGGGACTATAGGCTATGCTGCTCCAGGTAATAATCGTGTTATTCCTATTTATATTTAGTCTGACAAAAATCATATAACTATATTATCATCAAAAGATTAAGATGCACAAACTCAGTAATCCGCTCGACTTAATGCTAAAGTAGTACCTGTAATAATATTTCACCTAAAATACTCTCACGCATGCACAGTTAGTGACCTTACCTAGCTAACACATATTCATAGTAAATGAATTTTCTAAGGCTTGCATATTTATCTACTACCCATTTATGCGTCTAAGCATTTGCATTGGGTTCACATGTCAGAGTATGGGCTCGGAAGTGAGCCATCTACAGAGGGTGATGTTTACAGCTATGGCATATTGCTACTTGAGCTTATGACAGGAAAGAGTCCGACAGACAGTATGTTCAAGGAAGGCTACAACCTTCATCTACATGCAGAAGCGGCATTACCTGACCAAGTCATACAAATTGCGGACCCATCGCTTGAAGAAGATAATCTCACTGAAGAAGACGAAGACCCAAGAGCAATCCAAGATGAGCTTCAACGAAGAGTGGAATGCATCACTACTGTGATTAGTGTCGGAATGTCGTGCTCGAATCATTTGCCACAACAGCGAATGAAAATAGTTGACGCCAGAAGCAGGCTTCAATCAGCAAAAGACAACCTTCTCAGTACTAGAAACAGGCGTAATCTTCCTGCAAGAGGTATATCATTAGACATATCATGAGTTTATTGTTAAAGAATGATTCTGAAAGTGTCAAATTGCTTAGAAGTTCTATCTATTAACATTATTTGTACTTGTAGCGCTGATGGTTACAGAGGCCTGACCGCCCAAGGTTGCTCAAATGTACCACAGTTGAATGTAAAATGCTTTTAAGTTCCTGTCAGTTTGCTGTAAACATGACTAATAAAATGTTATGTACTCTACTACTCTACTACTTATCATCATGTAATTATGTTTGTGTTTTCACAAAGCTAGCTTTCTAGCTGGTTTGCTTCATATTGTGACTGTTCAATTCCGTGGTTTGCTTCATCTGTCAGACTACAACCTCGGAAGTTGTTATGTGCTTCATTACTTCATGTAATTATGTATTATGTTTTATCAAGGCTACCTGGTATTTTGTGTTACGAGCATAACATTCACATAGACTGCACAATTAATTCGACACCGACCTACACAAACAGGTGCTCTgagaggctaatctcaattttgcAAATTGATAGCTAAGTTTTTTCAGTCCAATTTATATGCATGATAATAATCAGAGTATCAAATATGAACTGCAGGAACTAAGAACCAAAAATATAATTATACCTTTCTAAAATCTTCAATTTATTTGACCGACACGACAAGTGAAATGCATAATTTTGGGTGATCACTGATCAGTGTCAGAGTGTCATGCTTCAACCATTTGCGAAAGAATAATGAAAATAACCGACGCCAAAAACAGGCTTCAATAAGCAAGAGACAACCTTCTGAATGCGAGAAAAAGGCGTAATCTTCCTGCAAGAGGAAGTACTCAGTATATAACTATATATATCACTAATAATATATATCAGATGTTTCCGAGTCGGGAAACATCTGATAATAACTAAAATCTGGATTTTGTATGCGACATTAATGATGCAGGGGCCTAATGTTGATTTTAGCAAAACAATTTATGATCCGCAAACTTGATAATAACTAAAATCTGGGTTTTGTTGATTAGGTTTTGCTGATTCATTGCCTTGATTAGAACAACATCTAATCAGATGCAATTGTAGAATTAGATTAAAAAAGAATTtgaattaacaaaaaaaatactTGAATTAGATAAGAAAAATTCTTATAGTATTCCAGAGACTTACATTTTGCCAATGTTTTCGAGAAGGTTACGTTCTCCATTGCTATCAATTTGTGATCTTATCATAGTCAAATGATATGAGCATGTAAATGAAAGTAAGAGACAGTTTGGGAGTCACAAGTTGTCAAGTTTCTTCTTACCCTGTATATGATCTATCATAGACCGATGACATGGGGGGATCCGGAAAGTGACAAATAAGCCTCATATGTTTGTCACTAGGTTCAAATTAGCCCCATAACTTTTTAATATGTGCATATTAACCCCGCAGGTTTACCTTATAGTGCAAATCAATTCTATTATAATTTTTTTGTATTGTTTAAATATGGAAATTGTATTAGCATAATTAATTAATGTTATACAATCACATATATTATTGCTAATTTCTTAAAAGTCAGTTTTACCCTCTACTAACAACTACACTAGCTCATCCCCTCTGATCACCGCAATTACTATCTACAACAATTAAGTCGAATCGCAAGCCTGAGGTTAGTTCAAAATCACCATCAACGACCAAAAAAATTATCACACTTTACCTGTGACCACTCTTACCACGATCTCCTCCTAATCGAAACCGACCCAACAacatgttggagttagtgtcctctacaatagtgcgtttacataataaatctcattaaaggaatatcatcagatatttaaataatttgatcctcgtcagttgattaacgtaaatcgataacggttggctgactagagtttgacgttattgtcgtgagacggcggtgatcaactgacccctttcggtcacacctaaaggaacgaaccccaatagacaactaattaattgtatgagatacaatttatttagtcccttgatttatagactaaaaggttagtcgattatttttagagagatttcgagttgcgaactcgaggcatgacagttattatttaattatgcgataattgaataataaattttgggagacgggttttagttaattaattgttaattcacaaaaattgtactaattgattaatgtgattaatattagtacgtaaataatatgtgtagcagtacatgtatatttatggagtgatttagacgaaattaattggaagcatttaaacatgaaacgatgtttaaataaaatttacacgtatttgtgcgacaaatataagaaccaaaatggacccgtaaatgggacattggaccgtgtaaatgaagttagtggatgatcataatcataatcatttcacttttacttgtttttcttccataagttgtcataacatctttgtgcatgtgacaaaagattggacaaaaaattgaaacaagtccactcctacacactacccctcccacccggttttcctctTGGCTTAAGACCAATTTTTGGTCATTTTTTTGCAAGCTAACTCATTCGTGtgtttttgcatgtgaacaaaactacttatctctctaaaataattatcataacttactaagattgttagtatacaaaattgatatttactaagagtgttagtaatattacaaatattatcaagggtaagttttacaaatatctagttagtatttgtaagattatttgggttgagttcttgggtgcacattgttaggagatcttctctttgaagatttgttaggaggatcatccttttgttataagctcaagaccaatcaaggtaggagatcttgattgtgcccatattaccataaaaatctatgtaaggaaattgtttttccttaactttcatttttatgcttttatatttacatgcatgttacatagatcattaaaatgataaattatgagataatttaatttttattagagagtctaatatggatctatgatctttcacaacATACACAATTCCTAAACTCCGATAACCCATAATTTACCCTCCCCCGTCAATGAAACCTTGGAAAAGGAGGTGGTGTTTCGTGTGGCGTGTCGGATTCAACGAGATGAGTGTTATGTGAGGGTGAGTGTTCTCATCTCCGAAATATATAGCCTCGACCTAGTGGTCGGATCTGGGTGGTGGTGGAGGCATGTCAGGTGGTTGTGGCGTAGTGGGCTGTGGAGCCGTGGAGGGTTATATTATAGGTGTTGGTGTTGAAGGCATGTTGTGGTTGTAGACTTGTAGTACCTGTGTAGGAGCAACAGTAGAGCcgagaagaaagttgatttgggtCTTAATGATTAATGGTAATTAGTAAAGGGTGGGAAGGGTAGATTAGTCCAAATACCAATTTTTAATTAAATGGGAAAACCAAAtggataaaaaaaaatagaataatTAAATACTATCAGCCAAATTAATTAAATGGGGGTAATTTGCATCAACAGTTAAAGGTATGGGGTTAATATGCACATGTTAAAagttatggggctaatttgcacGTGGTGGCAAACGTATGGGGCTTATTTGTCACTTCCCCGCATGTCGATCTAAAAAGAGTTAACCCCAAGACAAGGACCCGAACTTACGGATTTTTTTCCGTTAACGATCTatactatattttttttttacagtTAAGGCACTCATTACTATTTGCCGTTAAGTCAATGCCTACTGCCGTTAAGTATAGTCATTAAGCCCGCAAGGGTGGAGtatagtggttaaaacttgggtgaaattcccaggagatccaggttcaagcctccccaagagcaaaatcttgtggagCATTCTTGGCCTGAATCCATGCCTAATAGACTTCGAGCCTGTCATCCTCAGGTAATttacctggtatacgtggttCGCAGGCTATCACGTACACCCATGGGTTTACTCAGTACGCACCGAAGATAGCGGTTGCGGGTGCTCTCGTTACCAAAAAAAAGGTATAGTCATTAATAAGTCCACTTCCATGTTATGTTCATGGTTCACAATTAAATATACAAATTCCAAATATCCTTAGCAGCCGGACAATCCCTCAATATGTGCAGAGAGTTTTCCAGAGGATGGTGACAAAGGTCGCAGCCAGAAGTGTGGGAAATAGATCTTAGAGTAGCTTTATGGGGGAGACGATCCCACAATACAAGCCAAAGGAAGAATTTGATTTTTGGCGGCGCTGAAACTTTCCACAACCAGCAGGGATCAACGATAAGAGGTGGAAAAGGACTGTCAGGAAGTGAAGACACGTAGGTAAGGGAGAGAGAGAGTGATTTTGTTGTTGAAAGATTTGAAGTGGCAAAATCATTCCTTGGGAAGGATGGAAGGGTTGTGGGCGGGTGTAGGAAAAACGAAGTCCAAAAAGTCAAGATCCCAGGTGCCATTCTTAATAATGGAATCAATAGTGGCGTCAATAGTGTTATGATGACAAGGACCCTCGATAAGACTACGAAGAGGGCCTAAGAGCGTCCAACTGTGGTGCCGTAGACTCAATGTTCCATCCCCAATGACCCAAGTGAGAGAGCCATTAAGGGTTGGCCACCCAAGCCCAATGTTCCTCCAAATATGTGAGCCTCAAAGAAAGGGTAAAGGTCTCGGTCCGTTAGTAATGTATTTACTCCTTAAACCAAACATTTATTATTGCACACTGAAATATTATCCATACATAACTTAATAATAGTTGATGACAAAGACTCAAACTCGACCTAACCGAAACTCTGCAAATCCAAAATTGACTCGACCCAAACCAACCAGAGTAACCCGTTTCCTGAGAAGGAATAAACAAGATATTTAAGAGTCACCGGAAAAGGAAAGGACCGGTGAACTTTGGACAACAATAGGTAATGGCAATAATTGGCTAGAAATTCAAGATGTTAATTCAAATTGTTGATGATGATTAGTACATCACATAAAATGTCATTACCTGTAAATGTCGATGATGATCAGTACCTGACAAATTCATTAATTCAAATTGTACAATGATCATCAATCATCATCAACAATTTCGCGTCATTTGAAATAAATGTCATCTACCTGtagatgttgatgatgacaagttcaaTAATTCAAATAGTATAATGATCATCATCAACAAGTTCATTatttcgcaaaaaaaaaaaaaaatgtgtccTCCAGAAGATGTCGAACAAGAAGCAGCATAGCATCTTACATAGTTGTTTTGCTGACAACCACTGCCAAAGACAAATAGCTAAACATGTGAAACCAGATAAACTGATAGCACGATTTAACACTTCAACACCATATTACGCAGAAGAATCGTATCTTCACAATACAGTAGTATCTAAGACTTGATAGAATCATTAGCTTGAATTTAACTATAGCTTGTTGTTCGAAATTTTAAAAAGGTTCAACCCTTGCAAGCAGGCATAGCAAATAGGTAAAAGGCAAAAGGCGACAGGGGACTACACAAGGGAGCAAGCACAACTCTGAATGCAGCACAGAACTCTTGTTTAACTGTTGGGTTTAGAAGTATTAGAGAAGAAAATAAAGAGTCAAAGTCTTTGTAAATTACAATAGGACGGACTCACGGACTTAAATATCGACTCTACACAAGGACTTAAATATCGATTCAATGAACTCTTCCATTTTCTCAGAGTAATTACATTATTGATTGTACTTTAAGCCACTGCACCAGCAATGCAGAACATGCTGAATGCGACCGAAAATTCCACATTCACATTGATAAagcattattatttaattaagtaGTCGTAGAAAATACAAATACAGAAATCAGAGTAGGAGTCGTCAAGTTTTGATTACACAAATATGGAAATCAGATTACGACAACCAGAAAATTTCACATTCAAATTCTTGTACTCCAACTTCTTGTCAAGCTCCAACAAGTACGGCTAACAGCCAAGAGTCCTccggggaaaaaaaaaaaaaaaaaaaaaaagataccaCACCTTGACAATTATTACTAGAAAAATTATTGTGTCCTCCAAAAAAAACATACTTCTTACACAATTACATTTACGCATTTATAATATTTCATTTGATGCCTCCCGAAGGAcacaattttttttcttattattatGCATAGTGCATATTATTCTTTCCAAAAAGCAGCTCTTATTTCTGAGTTACACAACTCGTCAACTCACATTATAGTACCCTGCCTTGCATGCAAGTGAACTCCAAATTAAGTGGTCAGTATCTCTCAACCTATGTTACTCAAACTCCTATACTGTATCCGACAAAATACATATCTAATATCTGATACGGCTATTTTGTGCGAAATTTTCAatattttggtctaaaatgaagtatCAAAGTGTCGTATCATATCCGACAAAATACGTATCGATACGGAATACGACAACTAACTGAAGTATCAGAGTAACATAGCTCTCAACCTAAGATTATTCTAACTTGGAATAATGTTTATGCAAAAGATAGGACATTGTAAGACGGTTTCCTATAATAGTATAACTTATAACTCCTAAGACAATTTTGCGTAAATATAATATAAACATGGATCTAACCAATAAATCAAGGTCCATATTAGTGAAAAAAGTAGTCATAAAATTGTATCCATTTTTATGCTATGCCGTATAAAACCACCTTATTACTTAAGTAACCAAACTTATACGCAACAAACATGTAGGGAGTATTTATGAAAAGTTGAATGATCAAAGCTAAAGAAATGTTGATCAAGAGATCAGCATCAGCTAACGATAGGAGAACATCATACATGGGGCCTCAAGTCAAGCTTCCTGCTTCCTAAGGCAAAATAATTGCTCGTCTTTACTTCCAAGATTTTCTGTCCTATGTGGCTCAGAACCTAAATCGTTAACGAAATGGTGTCCCTTAGGATCGGAATTTATGAGAAGGAAGACACGCCACTTGACATGTCGGCCTGTCGGTTTCATAGAACAAACGGCAACCAAAATGGTGTGGTTGCATAAATAAAGCTAAATCCTTTTTATGCCAAGTTTGATTAATTAATCAGATTtcaaaataaaaatggaaaattgCTTACAGAGATCCGGACCAAAGATACCATATATTACTCATCCCATTGGCCgtcacaatcaacaacaacaacatcagagccttaatccaaaaatgatttggggtcggctgacatgaatcatcctttcgaaccgtccatgggtgaaacATACTCTGCCGTCGCAATCATTTGCATAAATTTAAAATCCACCTACAAAACAAGAAGCAATACAAAGCAATTGTATAGAGGAAACATACTCTGCCATTTGTTATATAAGAACGTTGATTTTAATTGCAAAATTCTTTTAAAATGTCTTTTGAGTAACATAATACATTTTCGAGTGTCGTTAGGGTCACCCAATTTTAACTAAGAGGATAAACTGTCTACAAAAATGGCGGGAGTGTAAATGCAAGGCAATATAGGAAAAACGTGAATTTGGGGGCACAAGTGGAATGATTGAGACCCAAGATAGTCC from Silene latifolia isolate original U9 population chromosome 10, ASM4854445v1, whole genome shotgun sequence encodes:
- the LOC141606915 gene encoding uncharacterized protein LOC141606915, producing the protein MQNITLSLALHSIDHPGNATDHAALLAIKSQLKVPSNWVLSSWNDSIHHCFWEGVKCGRKHKRVTVLDLSSRGLAGTISPFIGNLSFLKIINFYNNSLYGEIPTQLGNLVRLHVLQLFNNTLVGEIPGNISGCVNLRVFFIANNKLEGKLPTGLGALSKLIHFLVHINNLTGPLFDIIQNLTSLVTIAAIENSFTGTIPNSIGRMHNLTILEAGENEFSGTLPTSLFNISSLEVLDFNDNQLHGELLADVGVNIPRLTWFNLAVNNFTGLIPITIQNLTALEVINFLENNFIGNVPFYFGNFHKLNILFLGGNFLKGDINLIDTLVNCSQLRILDLGPNHFSGILPKSVANLSTSLQDLNIGNNLISGKIPEDITNLKNLEMLWIDNCNLTGSIPQDFGKLYKLEQVVLSSNRLEGRIPSSLGNISHLSGLYLDDNVLKESIPPHLGNCQSLLYLNLSQNELNGTLGDELFEGSATFIELYMSHNHLEGSLPLEMGKQNNLVLLGLDNNKFSGIIPDSLGDCSDLQHLFMDGNSFEGNIPSSFASLASLQEIDFSRNNLSGPIPAFFSKFPILYYLNLSYNDFEGRVPTNSVFANVSAVFVTGNSRLCGGIKQLHLPKCIEKIKSSGKKKRIMSHTLKLIIPIVCAFIGVVAISAGLYVASIKKRKTPLLSGLTMGNATMKVSYDMLLKATTGFSSANLLGIGSFGSVFKGILDGKTVAVKVLNLQYRFASKSFMAECNVLRNIRHRNLIGIITACSSIDFQRNDFRALVYEFMPNGSLDKWLHGGDRNMSLAQRVDLAIDVAHAISYLHHDCETPIVHCDLKPSNILLDNDMVAHVGDFGLARFLTQPRHPNQSSTIGIKGTIGYAAPGNNRVIPIYI